CGTCTATTGACAACCCTGTAGTGGATCCAAATTTTAACACTATGAGATCTAAAGATACAGAGAGTTCAACTGCTACATATATAGTTATAGGTTTGTTAATTGCTGCCACAATTATTCCTTTAGCAACATGGTGGTATTTCTCTAAATAGATAGAGAATTTATGAAATTCGAGGATGTAAGTATTAGTGAATATTCATCTCATATAGTTTTTATTACAGGGGGGACAAAGAGTGGCAAAAGTGAATTCGCAGAGCATCTTGCAAAGAAGGTAAAAAAATTATCATATGTTGCCTTATCTGAAAACAATTTAGATGATAAAGAATGGCAAGATAAAATTAACTTACATCGAAAAAGAAGACCAAAAGATTGGAAAATAATAGAAACGACAGATCTATTAAATATATTAAGGAAAGAAGAAGGTCCATTATTAATAGATTCTATTGGCGGTTTCGTTATGAAAAGTATAGGTAAGGAACAAAATGAATGGTCAACAAAAATGAATTTACTTATAAGTCTCTTAATAAAAAGAAAAAGCATAACAATTATTGTTGGAGAACAAGTAGGTTGGAGTCTGGTCTCTGAATATAAAATTGGTAATACTTATATTGAAAGAATCGGCGAACTTCAAAAGAGAATAACCAAAATTTCAAAAGATAATTGGCTGGTAATAAATGGTAGAGCAATCAAAATAGATGAAATAAGTATTGAAATACCTACTTAAAATTGGAAGTCGCTCTTTTTGAACCTAGAATCCCACAAAATACTGGTAATATTGCCAGATCATGTGCTGCATTTAATATACCTCTAAATCTTATAGAGCCATTAGGTTTTAAACTAGAAGATAAATATTTAAAAAGAGCAGGATTAGATTATTGGCCCCTAGTTACTGTTAATAAGTATGAGAATTTTGAAGAATTTTTGGCTTCAAAAACAACAAAAAGAATAATTTCTTTTAGTAAAAAAAATGGATTATATTTGAAAGATTTTAAATTTAAGAAAGATGATATTTTGCTATTTGGGAGAGAAGATTCAGGTTTACCAGATTCCATTATTGATAAAAGCGACTTTTTAATATCAATATTTATGCCGAATTTACAGACTGGAAACAATGATCAAAAAGGTGTTAGAAGTCTAAACCTTTCTGTAGCTTGTGGAATTGCAATATATGAGGCCCATAAACAAATAAATTTTCAAAATCGTAATTAAGTCAAACAATGCCTTACAATATTCCCATGTCTCGGTAGCTCAGCTGGTTAGAGCGGCGGATTCATAGCCCGCAGGTCGCGTGTTCAAGTCACGCTCGAGACATTTTCAATTGAAGATCACAGGTGAAATTTTAATTTAATTAAACTATTAAAGACAATAATGTTTAATTCACTCGGCACAGTCTTAGATCCAAAGAAATCTAAAGAAAAATATCCAGAAGCAAGGGTTATAGTTCTTGATGACAATTTTAATACTTTTCAGCATGTTGCAAATTGTCTTCTAACAATAATCCCAAACATGAGTGAAAAAAGGGCATGGGATCTAACCATCAAAGTTGACAAGACAGGATCGGCGGAGGTTTGGAGAGGTAATCTTGAACAGGCAGAGCTATATCATGAGCAACTATTCAGTAAAGGATTAACAATGGCTCCAATTGAGAAAACATAGAATAGGTAAGATTGACAGAAAATTTTTGGCTTATAAATTCGAATCGTTCAAGGGTTAAAAGGTTTTCAAAGAATAATCAAAATAAAGATAAATTTTTTGAATATATGTTTATTGACTCTGGAAGAATTCTTGGTGTTTTAGGGAAAGAACCACCTCTTATGACAACCAGAGAAGAATTTAAAGTTGATAAAGCTAGAGATGAATGGAAAAAGTTAATCGCTCAAGGTTGGAGGAGAACCAATCCTGTTTGGGAAGACTCTTAGTAACCAATATTGTTACAAGGGTTAGTTATATAAATTATAAGATGAAGGACGTAGTTAGCGGGTAAATTTAATGGCTTCAAAAGTAATAATGCCATTCCTTGAGTCACATTAAATTCTTTATTTTTCATAAAAAAAGAAAAGTCTCTTTTTTAATAATAAAAAGACTGTCAAATACAAACTAAACATACTGAAAAAAAGAGATATGAGCATTTATAGATTAATGATTTTCAAGATAACTTATATCTTAAAATTATTTTAAAAATTTATAGATATAGTGTTACTTATTATTTTTTTTTAAACAAAAAAACCGACTTAATAATCTCATAATTCCTACTATTTAAAAAATATAAATACCCAATGAAAAATCCTATCTCAAGCAAAAGATCCAAAATTGTATTTGGTATTGGAATAGTTGCTATAAGTATTGGATTAATATCAAAAAAAGTAATTAATTATCCAGCTGGAGGTTGTATGAAAGGGACTCAAGAAATAACATTTAATATCTAGCCAATAATCATTATTACCTGTTCCTTAATTCTTAAATCCAGTCAACTTTGATAACTATTTTAGTGATAGTAGACCTAAAATTAGTTCTCCATTTATTTCCCGTATGGGAAACCCTTTAATTTTTTATCAATGCATAATTGAGTTTGACTGTTTTATGATCTTATTCACATTCAACTACATTAGGTTCTCTATAAGCTTGCTTACCAAATAATTGACTTTGATTAAGGCAATTAGGACACAAATATGCTGAATATTTAACTACACCATTATCTTTAGTTATTTTGCTAACTCGATAGATTCCCTATTACTTTCTGAGGTGACTATAAGTTCTCTCTGATTATTTAAGTGGGAGCTATGTACAACACTTGGTAAAGTAAGCAAAACTAATAGTGGGATTAATAGACGTTTCATTTATTTACTACTTTTCCTCCATATTTTCTAACTACCTTATCAAGCAAAATTCGTATATCTTTATTTTTAAGTTTCTCTATTTGCTGAAGATTTTCAAGAAGATCACAAATTTGATCCAGTGTATCTTCATTTAATTCACTTACTGCCATTTATATTTAGAGTTTTTATATTCCAATTTTAAATCAAAAGTAAATTTACATACTTATTGTATTTATATTTTTTTATTGCTATTTTTTTAAAGCGGGCTAAGGTTCATATCTCCACGAGGATTTAGTCCGCTCAATTTTTAAAGATTAAATTTATTTAGGATCCCTCTTTAAGAAGTTGATTAGAAATATTCAAAAATATTTATCTTTGCTTAATTTCTAAATTCCATTAAAAAAGCATTCTCATATAAACATTAATAGTGTGACACTATTTATTCAATAATGTTGTTATTTTGCTTCATAACTTTCTTAAAATACTTAAACTCAATAAATTCATGCATCATTTTGATATCATCAGATAATACTTTTTTATTAACTGCATATTCGTCCTCATTAAGTGGATAATTATTATTATTAGAAAAAGTTTCTTGATCAAAAGAAAAGTTTATGTAATCCTTTTTATCATAATGATTTTGACCATAAGATTTATTTAACACACCTCGAGACCTCAACGCTTCCTCAACCAATAAACCTGTGACTTTTGACTGACTAAACTCATTAGCTATGCACAATTTTTCAATAATTTCATGTACTTCTTCACTTGGCAAAAAACCAATTCTTTTCCTCGGAGAGGGCATAATTAAAAAAAATTAGTGTCACACTTGCACATTATAAGTGTTGCACTATATTTGATTTAAGTCAACTAATTTTGCTATGCATATTTTATTATTTCCTGTCGGATTTATTCTTTGGTATCTAGCTTATGAAGCAAAACCCATCATTAATGATGAAGTAACACTTAATTGGGAAGAAAAAAATACAATTAAAAGAAATAAACTTTTAAATATAATCAACGAACGCTTTTAAAATTTACTGTTAATCGATTTTGACCATTCCTTGTGTTTACTATCTAGATCTGAGATTAACTGTTTTTGATAAATAAATTTTAGTTGATTTTCGTTAAGTGATTTTTTTGTGATAATCATCTCCTTAGAAAAAAAATAAGGAGTGTTAGAACTACTAATTTTTTTTTTGACTTCCATATAATTAATTAATCTATTTTTTTTATATGACTTAAAAGGTTATAGTCTCAATATTTTTATATTCTTTTTATATTTCCTTCATATGTGTTTTTAGCACGTTTGTAAAAAATATTAGTTTATTAAATAATAAAGGGTATATTTAAACAAAATATATCTTTTATCATGAATCTAAAGGAGAGAGGGATTACTGTTGGAGATTTACTAATAATACTAATAATAATAATCACTTCTACAATATTAATTAAATCATTTAGCAAAGATAAGCAAACAACACTTAATTATAGTAATCAAGATCAAGTTTCTTATAAGAAAAATTACTATCAAAAATTTATTTGAATAGCTTATATAAATTACTTATAAAACTCTTAATTAATTCAATTAACTACTAAGTATCTCTTATGTAAATTTCAAGAATTAATAATTATCAAACAATCGGTTTATGTATTTTAAATATTTTAATGGAATGATTTAGAACATTCCCATTTCAAGTTATCCTTTAAATCATTGATATCATTTGATATTGAAACTAAATTCACCATCTGAAGAATTTGACTTTTATTTAGCCTATTAATAATAATAAGTTTATTAAGCATTTCTAAAACAGATTTATCATTAATATTCATTGTTTGTATAAAAAACTATGATCCTTCAATTCAATTACTTTATCTTAAAATTATAAAAATTTCTTTTTAAATTTCATTATATATTTAACGCTAAATATAAAAAATATTTATAAAATCATCAAAAATAAAACTGTTACTTATAAGAAAAAATCTTAAGCTCACTTTCTTTTAAATTCGTTTATTGTAAAAAGAAAAAAAAATGAACAAAAACTCCAAGAAAGAATACCTTAATAGAGATGAAGTTAATGAAATGATTGAATCAGCTTTAAGGAGACATAATAGAAGATCTACAATAATATCAAGCGTACTTGGCTGGATACTAATAGGAGGTTATTCGTTTGGACTTTTTCAAGCAGTTCAGAATGTCTAATTAATCTTTTCTTTAAAGAAGAACTTGCTAGATGATAAATTAATATAAGACTAAGTATTTATTATGAGGGAATATATTGAGGCAAATCTTACAGTGATAAGAAAATATTTAAAAAAACGAAAAAAGTATACATCAAAATTAAATAATGCTTCGATAATGGAAGAATTCAAAGAATGGATCAAAGATCCATTATCTGAGACAGAATCAATTTGGACTTTACCTGACTTAACGAGAAATGAAAGACTAAAAAATTTTTGTCGCTCAATTAAGAAGGAAATAAGATGAGTTTTTAACTACCAAGTTGTATATGATTTACCTTTAAGTAAAAATAACCCGCAAATCCAACTATATTCAAAATCACAACGAAAATCCAAGCTCCTATTGGCTGATTAGAATCAAATTTTTTTATTTTAACTTTTTCCTTTAATCTTTCAATATATTTAGCCATAATTAAAAATATTAAAAAAGAATATTTCTAATTATAGAGAGTTAAATTTTAAGGAATCTTAAATAAAATAAAATTTCTCTTAATTCGAATTTTTATTGTCAAGCCTTTTAATTGGATATTTAATTAACTCCTTTTTGAGATTTTTTAAAAGTTTATTGTGATTCAAAATTGTAAATTTCCTAGTAAAAGAATAGTGCCATTTCATTGAATTAAAAAAAAACTTGCTAATTCATTATCAATAAAATTATAATGCTTATTACGGTCATTCAGACCATACATAATTTAAATAAGGACAAATTTTTTCATGAGCTTAAGAGTTGGCCAAGAAGCACCAGATTTTAGTGCTACAGCAGTATATGATCAAGAGTTTAAGGAGATTACACTTTCAGGTCTAAGAGGTAAATGGGTTGTTCTATTCTTTTACCCACTAGATTTTACATTTGTATGTCCAACAGAAATCACTGCATTTAGTGATAGATACCAAGATTTCTCGGCACTTAATACGGAAATACTTGGGGTATCAGTTGATAGCAAACACTGTCATTTGGCTTGGATACAAACCCCAAGAAATGAAGGTGGTATAGGTGATATTAACTATCCGTTAGTTTCTGACTTAAAAAGAGAAATTTGCCAGGCGTACAATGTTCTAAATGATGATGGGGAGGCTGATAGAGGTTTATTTCTTATCAATCCTGAAGGAGTAGTTATGCATACGACTGTTAACAAGGCTCCTGTAGGTAGAAATGTTGATGAAACGCTAAGGATTCTTCAAGGTTATCAATATGTTGCGGCAAACCCCGATGAAGTATGTCCAGCAAACTGGACCCCCGGGGAGAAAACAATGTTAGAGGACCCCAAAGGTAGTAAGGAATATTTTTCTGCACTATAGAAGAATTAGAAACATTTAAGTAAGTATTGAGTAGTAAATAACTATAAAAAAATAAAAAATAAATATATTCAAAAAGGGGATAACATCCCCTTTTTGGGGTTTGGGCACGATCCAATCGCTCAAATTAGTTTTATATGATAAGAAGGACCACATATAAAAAGAAATTTCTATGGCGACTAGGATAAAAATATTAATTAAATTTAAGTCATTTAAACCAAAATATCTATAAATATGAAACTGATCATCAACACTAATATTATTAATTTGAAGATGCCAAAGATTGAGAGAAATCAAAATAAAATTCACCAATATTATTTTTTTTAACAGAAACCTAGATTTCTTAAAAATTAATAGGAAAGAAATTAAAAATATGAAAAGAGTTAACTGCGGAATATCCGGTTTTGGTACATTAATTCCTTCAAGAAATAAATTAAATATAAGATCAAAATTTATATATATATAATCAGCTATTAAGTAAGAGAGAAATATTAAATTTATTGCTACTAAGAATAATAATCTTTTTCCTTTAATTATTTTTATACTATGGATTTTATCTTTTGTAAAACTATAGTATGTATAGTTTTTTAAAGAGTTTATATACACCAACGACGGACATATTGCTCCGCTCAAATAGTAAAGGATTGAATAAAAGGAAATATCATTAATATTGAGTGAATACAAATTAAACC
The Prochlorococcus marinus XMU1411 genome window above contains:
- a CDS encoding bifunctional adenosylcobinamide kinase/adenosylcobinamide-phosphate guanylyltransferase, whose translation is MKFEDVSISEYSSHIVFITGGTKSGKSEFAEHLAKKVKKLSYVALSENNLDDKEWQDKINLHRKRRPKDWKIIETTDLLNILRKEEGPLLIDSIGGFVMKSIGKEQNEWSTKMNLLISLLIKRKSITIIVGEQVGWSLVSEYKIGNTYIERIGELQKRITKISKDNWLVINGRAIKIDEISIEIPT
- a CDS encoding tRNA (cytidine(34)-2'-O)-methyltransferase, encoding MEVALFEPRIPQNTGNIARSCAAFNIPLNLIEPLGFKLEDKYLKRAGLDYWPLVTVNKYENFEEFLASKTTKRIISFSKKNGLYLKDFKFKKDDILLFGREDSGLPDSIIDKSDFLISIFMPNLQTGNNDQKGVRSLNLSVACGIAIYEAHKQINFQNRN
- the clpS gene encoding ATP-dependent Clp protease adapter ClpS, encoding MFNSLGTVLDPKKSKEKYPEARVIVLDDNFNTFQHVANCLLTIIPNMSEKRAWDLTIKVDKTGSAEVWRGNLEQAELYHEQLFSKGLTMAPIEKT
- a CDS encoding DUF1651 domain-containing protein — protein: MTENFWLINSNRSRVKRFSKNNQNKDKFFEYMFIDSGRILGVLGKEPPLMTTREEFKVDKARDEWKKLIAQGWRRTNPVWEDS
- a CDS encoding peroxiredoxin; amino-acid sequence: MSLRVGQEAPDFSATAVYDQEFKEITLSGLRGKWVVLFFYPLDFTFVCPTEITAFSDRYQDFSALNTEILGVSVDSKHCHLAWIQTPRNEGGIGDINYPLVSDLKREICQAYNVLNDDGEADRGLFLINPEGVVMHTTVNKAPVGRNVDETLRILQGYQYVAANPDEVCPANWTPGEKTMLEDPKGSKEYFSAL